From a single Eretmochelys imbricata isolate rEreImb1 chromosome 13, rEreImb1.hap1, whole genome shotgun sequence genomic region:
- the CCN5 gene encoding CCN family member 5, whose product MRSQLEKQLLFFSLLCVLSKVCTQLCRTPCYCPWIPPRCPPGSPLVLDGCGCCRICARRLGEPCNHLNVCDRSQGLICDYSDARLERGGTCNFEEGDDSCEVNGKVYQDGEVFQPSCKIQCRCSDGGFTCVPLCSEDVRLPTPDCPHPRRVAVPGKCCQEWICEKQNSHFLQDAKPVLRPPGTASASFSYLCDAWSTEWGACSATCGMGISTRVSNQNRYCRLETHQRLCMLRPCQALPGTSNTRARGGGL is encoded by the exons ATGAGAAGCCAACTGGAAAAGCAGcttctcttcttctctcttctctgCGTCCTTTCCAAG GTCTGTACTCAGCTCTGCCGGACACCATGTTACTGCCCCTGGATcccgccccgctgccctcccGGCTCCCCTCTGGTTCTGGACGGATGCGGCTGCTGCAGGATATGCGCGCGACGGCTGGGAGAGCCCTGCAATCACCTCAATGTGTGTGATCGGAGCCAGGGCCTCATCTGTGATTACAGTGATGCCCGCCTGGAGAGAGGAGGAACCTGCAACT TTGAGGAAGGAGACGACAGCTGCGAGGTGAATGGAAAGGTCTATCAAGACGGTGAGGTGTTCCAGCCCAGCTGTAAGATCCAGTGCCGCTGCTCAGACGGAGGTTTTACCTGCGTTCCCCTCTGCAGTGAGGATGTCCGCCTGCCCACTCCGGACTGTCCCCATCCGAGGCGTGTGGCGGTCCCAGGGAAGTGCTGTCAGGAATGGATCTGTGAGAAGCAAAACAGTCACTTCCTTCAGGATGCCAAGCCAG TGCTTAGGCCGCCTGGGACAGCATCAGCAAGCTTTTCCTACCTCTGTGACGCATGGAGCACAGAGTGGGGTGCCTGCTCTGCAACCTGTGGCATGGGGATTTCTACACGGGTGTCAAACCAGAATCGGTACTGCAGGCTCGAAACTCACCAACGTCTGTGCATGCTTAGACCCTGCCAGGCTCTCCCAGGAACATCTAATACA AGGGCAAGAGGAGGTGGTTTGTAG